A part of Desulfurococcaceae archaeon genomic DNA contains:
- a CDS encoding FAD-dependent oxidoreductase, translating into MAFRLEALKDRYDAIVVGAGPAGLTAALYLARYGLDSVIVSKTVGGLVSEAPLIDDYPGIPEIRGNDLVDRFAKHVAKYGVPIVLDEVVDVRRGGNGELWCVELKNSQKSLCAYAVILATGSEKRKLGVPGEDRLAGKGVSYCAVCDGPLFKDKVVAVVGGGNSALVSALFLSNTASKVYLIHRRSSFRAFSVYVNAAKSNPKIEVLTSTVVKEIVGLERVEGLKVVNVETGEEKLLRVDGVFVEIGLKPSTEFFKKIGIEVDEEGRAKVNVDRSTNLPGIFVAGDAAGGPYKYKLEQIITSAAEGAISADAAAKYVIAVKASHGATAHTKI; encoded by the coding sequence ATGGCTTTCAGGCTGGAGGCGCTCAAAGACAGGTATGACGCCATAGTGGTGGGGGCCGGCCCCGCGGGTTTAACTGCTGCTCTATACCTGGCGAGGTACGGGCTGGATTCCGTGATCGTTTCGAAAACGGTCGGCGGCTTGGTTTCCGAGGCACCGCTAATAGACGATTACCCGGGAATACCTGAAATCAGGGGAAACGACCTAGTAGACCGGTTCGCCAAGCACGTAGCGAAGTACGGCGTGCCCATAGTACTAGACGAGGTCGTAGATGTGCGCAGGGGCGGGAACGGGGAGTTGTGGTGCGTGGAACTTAAGAATAGCCAGAAAAGCCTGTGCGCATATGCAGTTATCTTAGCTACTGGCAGTGAAAAGAGAAAACTGGGTGTGCCTGGCGAGGATAGGCTTGCGGGTAAAGGAGTGTCTTACTGCGCCGTCTGTGACGGCCCGTTATTCAAGGACAAAGTAGTAGCCGTGGTAGGAGGCGGGAATTCCGCGCTCGTAAGTGCGCTTTTCTTAAGTAACACGGCGTCAAAGGTTTACTTAATACACAGGAGAAGCTCTTTCCGCGCATTTTCAGTGTACGTCAACGCGGCGAAGTCCAACCCCAAAATAGAGGTTCTAACCAGTACGGTGGTGAAAGAAATAGTAGGCCTGGAGAGGGTAGAAGGCCTTAAAGTAGTCAACGTCGAGACGGGCGAGGAAAAGCTACTGAGAGTAGACGGAGTATTCGTGGAAATAGGCTTAAAACCCTCCACGGAGTTCTTCAAGAAGATAGGAATCGAGGTAGACGAGGAGGGGCGCGCCAAGGTAAACGTAGATAGGAGTACTAACTTACCCGGAATATTCGTCGCTGGAGATGCAGCGGGAGGCCCCTACAAGTACAAACTAGAGCAGATCATAACGTCGGCCGCGGAAGGGGCAATATCGGCAGATGCAGCTGCGAAGTACGTAATAGCGGTTAAGGCGAGTCACGGTGCGACCGCGCACACTAAAATTTAA
- the ahcY gene encoding adenosylhomocysteinase, whose amino-acid sequence MEFKVKDLSMASSGELKIAWAERNMPVLMLLRRKHRGTRIFDGVRVGAVLHVTKETAVLALALKEAGAEIVLAASNPLSTQDDVAAALVTRGIRVYAWKGQAPEEYYWCLGKVAENKPDIVIDDGGDLHALLHERYISVVEQVVGGTEETTTGVNRLRALEAGNLLKYPVIAVNDSYTKYLFDNRYGTGQSTFDGILRATNMLVAGKVVVVAGYGWVGRGVATRARGLGARRVIVVEVDPIKALEAVYDGFEVMSMSKAAEAGDVFITATGNIAVIRREHFEKMKDGAVLANAGHFNVEVWIPDLEELAVEKRQILPHVTEYRLRNDKRLYLLAEGRLVNLVAAEGHPSEVMDMSFANQFLAVKYILENKGKLPRAVLKLPRELDEMVARLKLESMGIEIDTLTQQQIEYLASWKHGTS is encoded by the coding sequence GTGGAGTTTAAAGTGAAAGACCTGTCCATGGCTAGTAGCGGCGAGTTGAAAATAGCCTGGGCTGAAAGGAACATGCCCGTTTTAATGCTCTTAAGGAGAAAGCACCGGGGAACACGGATATTCGATGGTGTTCGCGTAGGCGCGGTATTGCACGTAACTAAAGAAACGGCCGTTCTTGCCTTAGCGCTGAAGGAAGCTGGCGCGGAAATAGTGCTTGCGGCAAGTAATCCGCTTTCAACGCAAGATGACGTGGCTGCCGCCCTCGTGACGAGGGGTATAAGAGTCTACGCGTGGAAAGGCCAGGCGCCGGAAGAGTACTACTGGTGCCTAGGCAAAGTCGCGGAAAACAAGCCCGACATCGTGATAGATGACGGTGGCGACCTACACGCACTGCTACACGAGAGGTATATCAGCGTCGTGGAGCAGGTTGTTGGCGGAACAGAGGAAACGACAACGGGTGTAAACAGGCTACGCGCGCTAGAGGCAGGCAACCTGCTCAAATACCCTGTAATAGCTGTAAACGACTCGTACACGAAGTACCTCTTCGATAATAGGTACGGTACCGGTCAAAGCACCTTTGACGGCATACTCAGAGCGACGAACATGCTCGTAGCTGGAAAGGTGGTAGTTGTGGCTGGTTACGGCTGGGTTGGGAGAGGAGTAGCCACGAGGGCGCGGGGCCTGGGGGCTAGAAGGGTCATAGTAGTAGAGGTTGATCCCATCAAAGCGCTAGAAGCTGTGTACGATGGCTTCGAGGTCATGTCCATGAGTAAGGCAGCCGAGGCGGGGGATGTGTTCATAACGGCAACAGGCAACATAGCCGTGATCAGGAGAGAGCACTTCGAGAAAATGAAGGATGGAGCGGTATTGGCAAATGCAGGTCACTTTAATGTAGAGGTGTGGATCCCCGACCTCGAAGAGCTCGCAGTGGAGAAGAGGCAAATACTACCTCACGTAACCGAGTACAGGCTGAGAAACGACAAGAGATTATACCTGCTAGCAGAAGGCAGGCTCGTAAACCTGGTTGCGGCGGAAGGGCACCCCAGCGAAGTCATGGACATGAGCTTCGCCAATCAATTCCTCGCGGTCAAGTACATTCTCGAAAACAAAGGCAAGTTGCCGAGAGCGGTGCTGAAGCTGCCCAGAGAACTTGACGAGATGGTTGCCAGGCTTAAACTCGAATCTATGGGTATTGAAATAGATACTTTAACGCAGCAACAAATAGAATACCTCGCGTCGTGGAAGCACGGTACCTCCTAG
- a CDS encoding RecB-family nuclease, with amino-acid sequence MKELYIVLYSPSSVQKLLDFLKTVYAVNRPVPVIVKPFGAAAQIGIPEAHKVAYRLGKPLIVLPELADLSYVLRCDAFYYLTEDGKEVDFSQLVGEALNKRVALVMGSGDREPSGKELEGFEVIWLKGVPTGMPCTALTGIIAYEIFKYLKHSVDLAGKV; translated from the coding sequence GTGAAAGAGCTGTACATAGTTCTCTATTCCCCCAGTAGTGTGCAGAAGCTACTGGACTTCCTCAAAACCGTATACGCCGTAAACCGTCCTGTACCGGTTATTGTCAAGCCGTTCGGCGCAGCCGCGCAGATCGGGATACCGGAAGCCCACAAAGTAGCTTACAGGCTCGGCAAGCCGTTAATAGTGCTCCCCGAGCTTGCTGATCTAAGCTACGTCTTGAGGTGTGATGCATTTTACTACTTAACCGAAGACGGTAAAGAAGTCGATTTCTCGCAACTAGTAGGCGAGGCCCTCAACAAGAGGGTGGCGCTGGTAATGGGCTCTGGAGACCGGGAGCCCAGTGGTAAAGAGCTTGAGGGATTTGAGGTGATATGGTTAAAAGGAGTCCCCACCGGCATGCCGTGTACGGCGTTAACCGGAATAATCGCTTACGAGATATTTAAATACTTGAAGCATTCCGTTGACTTAGCGGGGAAGGTGTAG
- a CDS encoding 30S ribosomal protein S17e has protein sequence MGKVRTKLVKRIARELLEKYPYLFTRDFNRNKLVVAKLVSTSSKKLRNQVAGYITHLVTVSARRKEVIVTKPETASESGA, from the coding sequence ATGGGTAAGGTCAGGACAAAGCTCGTTAAGAGGATTGCAAGAGAGCTACTCGAAAAGTACCCCTACCTGTTTACGCGTGACTTTAACCGCAACAAGCTAGTAGTCGCTAAGCTAGTGAGCACGTCTTCGAAAAAACTGAGAAACCAGGTAGCAGGCTACATAACACACTTAGTCACCGTTTCAGCGAGGAGGAAGGAAGTTATCGTGACGAAACCCGAAACTGCGAGTGAGAGTGGTGCTTAG
- a CDS encoding transcription factor TFIIE — translation MSEAESGFTTDDGGDAQLNSNAGDGFLAQNEPPLEEDLLSIAKVIIGKLYGEHARALLEHLAENDYVAEEKIAGTLEFRSNEARKILQKLSDEAIVIPDKVRVENEVLHIWRLNKPALKTFVLNRLKRAREKLEVLLKGESENVIYECRSCRRRFLLDDAYAYGFQCPHDGEVLVEVNNPTSLRTVKGIIKKLDILILRIERTKSA, via the coding sequence ATGAGTGAGGCTGAAAGTGGTTTCACTACTGACGACGGCGGTGATGCCCAGTTGAATAGTAATGCAGGAGATGGCTTTTTGGCGCAGAACGAGCCCCCACTGGAGGAAGATCTATTAAGTATCGCCAAGGTAATTATCGGAAAGCTGTACGGCGAGCACGCGAGAGCGCTCCTAGAGCACCTCGCGGAAAACGACTACGTCGCGGAAGAGAAGATAGCGGGTACCCTGGAGTTCAGGTCGAATGAAGCCCGTAAAATACTCCAAAAGCTTTCAGACGAGGCGATAGTAATACCGGACAAGGTAAGGGTCGAAAACGAGGTGCTACACATATGGCGTCTTAACAAGCCCGCACTCAAGACATTCGTACTCAACAGGCTGAAAAGAGCCCGGGAAAAGCTAGAAGTGCTGTTGAAAGGTGAAAGCGAGAACGTGATATACGAGTGTAGGTCGTGCAGACGGAGATTTCTACTCGACGACGCGTACGCGTACGGCTTTCAGTGCCCCCACGATGGGGAAGTACTCGTCGAAGTGAACAACCCCACCTCCCTTCGCACGGTTAAGGGAATTATCAAGAAACTCGACATTCTAATACTCAGAATAGAGCGGACTAAAAGTGCCTAG
- a CDS encoding DNA cytosine methyltransferase has translation MPRQVYRFIDLFAGAGGFSLGFHLTSRFKSLLAVDNSKFAALTYKANFPHTLVLVEDVKGIPRKLLLQLVRPDEVDVVIGSPPCEPFTGANPRREKNPLDRLYADPQGQLTLHFVEVVGLYKPRVFVMENVPAIMENGLRDALLYEFRRVGYSRVYFNVLRAEEHGSPSRRTRVFVSNVPISPRPLSRTITVAEALRGLPPPGTPYVPNHEPPPELPWRKLRRASRLKAGKALVHYQGASRLLPNLVKLEPWSSAPPVLGSSRFIHPFENRLLTVREQARLMGFPDTFIFIGGRDSQYNMVGEAVPVPLAKSVAEFVAMHLDEGEHP, from the coding sequence GTGCCTAGACAGGTTTACAGGTTCATCGACCTGTTTGCCGGGGCAGGAGGCTTCTCCCTGGGATTTCACTTAACGAGTAGGTTTAAGTCGCTACTAGCGGTCGATAACTCCAAGTTCGCCGCACTAACCTATAAGGCGAACTTCCCTCACACCCTCGTCCTAGTCGAGGACGTGAAGGGGATTCCTAGAAAACTACTACTACAGCTAGTTAGGCCGGACGAGGTGGACGTCGTTATCGGGAGCCCTCCATGCGAGCCGTTCACAGGCGCTAATCCCCGCAGAGAGAAAAACCCGCTTGACCGGCTTTACGCGGATCCGCAAGGCCAACTAACGCTTCACTTCGTAGAGGTGGTCGGGCTCTATAAGCCCAGGGTTTTCGTGATGGAAAATGTACCGGCAATTATGGAAAACGGGCTTAGAGACGCGTTACTGTATGAGTTTAGAAGAGTAGGTTATAGTAGGGTGTACTTCAACGTCCTCAGAGCGGAAGAGCATGGTTCGCCCAGCCGGAGGACGCGGGTGTTCGTGTCAAACGTGCCGATCAGCCCGAGGCCGCTGAGCCGCACTATCACGGTAGCTGAGGCTCTGAGAGGGCTACCACCGCCTGGAACACCATACGTGCCAAATCACGAGCCGCCGCCAGAGTTGCCTTGGAGGAAGCTGAGAAGAGCGTCCCGGTTAAAAGCGGGTAAGGCCCTGGTGCATTACCAGGGGGCTAGCCGTTTACTACCAAACCTAGTGAAGCTAGAACCCTGGAGCTCTGCCCCACCGGTTCTCGGCTCATCCAGGTTCATCCACCCCTTTGAAAACAGGCTCTTAACCGTGAGGGAGCAGGCGAGGTTAATGGGGTTTCCAGACACCTTTATTTTTATTGGAGGAAGGGATTCACAATATAACATGGTTGGTGAAGCCGTGCCCGTGCCCCTCGCGAAGAGCGTTGCGGAGTTCGTTGCAATGCACCTCGATGAAGGTGAACACCCGTGA